A stretch of the Halomonas sp. CH40 genome encodes the following:
- a CDS encoding MFS transporter → MLKRHPLITIVIAQLFGTSLWFSVNGVGTALQQSAGLSGADLGLLTMAVQAGFISGTLVIATSGLADRLLASQLFAMAAVCGAIINAAFIFSLESLTGAILLRFMTGLCLAGIYPLGMKLVVSWTPHQAGAALGWLVGMLTLGTASPHLLRGVTLYMPWQTPLLLSSLLALVAAAMIYRLGVGPHLPPTAAGGRPWAGLAAFRRRDFRAAALGYFGHCWELYAFWTLTPFLVARELARLDAPVTRIAWLSFAVIAIGMPGCVLAGRASRRFGSARVAFVALATSGALCFFYPWLGSAPPLMLLALLLLWGFSVIADSAQFSALASVSAPSDRLGAALAMMNAIGFSLTLPAIALVTSLWSTQGLMVIWWLLPGPLLGLLAMRRLTLKA, encoded by the coding sequence ATGCTCAAACGCCACCCGCTGATCACTATCGTGATTGCCCAGTTATTCGGCACGTCGCTGTGGTTCAGCGTCAATGGCGTGGGCACTGCTCTGCAGCAGTCTGCCGGACTGAGCGGCGCGGATCTCGGTCTGCTGACCATGGCAGTGCAGGCGGGGTTTATCAGCGGTACTCTGGTGATTGCCACTAGCGGCCTGGCCGACCGTCTGCTTGCCAGCCAGTTGTTTGCCATGGCTGCCGTCTGCGGGGCAATCATCAATGCGGCGTTTATTTTCAGCCTGGAAAGCCTGACGGGCGCCATCCTGCTGCGCTTTATGACTGGGCTTTGCCTGGCCGGTATTTACCCATTGGGCATGAAACTGGTGGTCAGCTGGACACCACATCAGGCGGGTGCAGCGCTGGGCTGGCTGGTGGGTATGCTGACCTTGGGCACCGCCTCACCGCATCTGTTGCGCGGGGTAACCCTATACATGCCCTGGCAGACGCCCCTGCTGCTGTCCTCCTTGCTGGCGCTGGTGGCCGCCGCCATGATCTACCGTCTGGGGGTTGGCCCCCACCTGCCGCCGACGGCGGCAGGTGGTCGCCCCTGGGCGGGGCTGGCGGCCTTTCGTCGCCGTGACTTTCGCGCGGCAGCACTGGGTTATTTCGGCCACTGCTGGGAGCTTTATGCTTTCTGGACGCTCACCCCTTTTCTGGTCGCCCGGGAGTTGGCTCGCCTGGACGCGCCGGTCACCCGTATTGCCTGGCTGAGCTTTGCGGTGATTGCCATCGGTATGCCCGGCTGCGTGCTGGCAGGCCGTGCCAGCCGACGCTTCGGCAGTGCCCGGGTAGCCTTTGTTGCCCTGGCCACCTCCGGCGCCCTTTGCTTCTTTTACCCCTGGCTGGGTAGCGCGCCGCCTTTAATGTTGCTGGCCTTACTGCTGCTGTGGGGCTTTAGCGTCATCGCCGATTCGGCACAGTTTTCTGCGCTTGCTTCAGTCTCGGCACCCAGCGACCGGTTGGGTGCCGCATTGGCGATGATGAATGCCATCGGCTTCAGCCTGACCCTGCCAGCCATTGCGCTGGTCACCTCGCTGTGGAGCACCCAGGGGCTGATGGTGATCTGGTGGCTGCTGCCCGGGCCGCTGCTTGGCTTGCTGGCCATGCGGCGGCTAACGCTCAAGGCCTGA
- a CDS encoding valine--tRNA ligase encodes MEKTYQPEQIETRWYARWEADNRFAPSGQGEPYAIMIPPPNVTGSLHMGHAFQDTIMDTLIRFKRMQGNNTLWQIGTDHAGIATQMLVERKVAAEEGKTRHELGRDAFIDKVWEWKEESGGHITRQLRRMGASVDWSRERFTMDDGFYKAVQEVFVRLHEDNLIYRGKRLVNWDPTLHTAISDLEVENKDQQGSFWHFRYPLADGVTTADGKDYLVVATTRPETLLGDTGVAVNPDDERYASLVGKFIELPLVGRRIPIVADEHADREKGSGCVKITPAHDFNDYEVGKRQNHLLINVFSKDATILERAEIFDLKGQPQPEEDATLPVKYAGLDRFEARKQIVADMDALGLLAQVETVNNTLPYGDRSGDVIEPLLTDQWFVAVEELAKPAIAAVENGDIQFVPKNYENMYFAWMRDLQDWCISRQLWWGHRIPAWYDADGNVYVARSEEEAREKHKLSADITLTQDEDVLDTWFSSGLWTFGTLGWPEKTPELETFHPTSVLVTGFDIIFFWVARMIMMTLKFMDEVPFKTVYVHGLVRDGQGQKMSKSKGNVLDPIDLIDGISLEDLVEKRTGNMMQPQKAKAIAKATKDEFKDGIEAHGTDALRFTFLSQATTGRDIKFDMNRLDGYRNFCNKLWNASRYVLMNAEGEDCGAEGGEVSLSLADRWIISQLQKTETQVTKALDEYRFDHASQALYEFVWNEYCDWYLELSKPVLWDENASESAKRGTRRTLVRVLEVILRLAHPMMPYISEEIWQRVAPLAGTYAGDNPSIMNQPWPQADENRIDEQATRDIEWLKGVIIAVRNIRAEMNIAPGKPLDILLTKGKPEDAERLESNRHFLAKLAKLESATWLANPDDAPLSATQLVGDMEVLVPMADLIDKDAELKRLAKEIDKQDKLISGIEKKLGNEGFIAKAPKAVVEKERGKLAEFQAAKKLLEEQQTKISAL; translated from the coding sequence ATGGAAAAGACCTACCAACCCGAACAGATCGAAACCCGCTGGTACGCGCGCTGGGAAGCCGATAACCGCTTTGCCCCTTCCGGCCAGGGCGAGCCTTACGCCATCATGATTCCGCCGCCCAACGTGACCGGCAGCCTGCATATGGGCCATGCGTTTCAGGATACCATCATGGATACCCTGATCCGCTTCAAGCGCATGCAGGGCAACAATACCCTCTGGCAGATCGGCACCGATCACGCCGGTATCGCCACCCAGATGCTGGTGGAGCGCAAGGTGGCCGCTGAGGAAGGCAAGACCCGCCATGAGCTGGGCCGCGATGCGTTTATCGACAAGGTGTGGGAGTGGAAGGAAGAATCCGGCGGCCATATTACCCGCCAGCTGCGCCGCATGGGTGCCAGCGTGGATTGGTCGCGGGAACGTTTCACCATGGATGACGGCTTCTACAAGGCCGTGCAGGAAGTTTTCGTGCGCCTGCATGAAGACAACCTTATCTATCGCGGCAAGCGGTTGGTCAACTGGGACCCAACCCTGCACACTGCCATTTCCGACCTGGAAGTGGAAAACAAGGACCAGCAAGGCAGCTTCTGGCATTTCCGCTACCCGCTGGCTGATGGCGTGACCACCGCCGATGGCAAGGATTATCTGGTCGTGGCGACCACTCGCCCGGAAACCCTGCTGGGGGATACCGGCGTGGCGGTCAACCCGGACGACGAACGCTATGCCTCACTGGTCGGCAAGTTTATCGAGCTGCCGCTGGTCGGTCGGCGTATTCCTATCGTCGCCGATGAGCATGCCGATAGGGAAAAAGGCTCCGGCTGCGTCAAGATTACCCCGGCCCACGACTTTAACGACTACGAAGTCGGCAAGCGCCAGAATCACCTGCTGATCAATGTGTTCAGCAAGGATGCCACTATTCTTGAGCGCGCCGAGATTTTTGACCTCAAGGGACAGCCACAGCCTGAAGAAGACGCCACCCTGCCCGTCAAATACGCAGGGCTTGACCGCTTCGAGGCACGCAAGCAGATCGTCGCCGATATGGACGCCCTGGGTTTGCTGGCGCAGGTCGAAACGGTCAACAACACCCTGCCCTATGGCGACCGTTCCGGCGATGTGATTGAGCCACTGCTCACTGATCAGTGGTTTGTCGCGGTGGAAGAGCTGGCCAAACCCGCCATTGCCGCGGTGGAAAACGGCGATATCCAGTTCGTGCCCAAGAACTACGAAAACATGTACTTCGCCTGGATGCGCGACCTCCAGGACTGGTGTATCTCCCGCCAGCTGTGGTGGGGCCACCGTATTCCCGCCTGGTACGATGCGGACGGTAATGTCTATGTGGCGCGCAGCGAAGAAGAAGCCCGCGAAAAGCACAAGCTGTCGGCAGACATCACCCTGACCCAGGACGAAGATGTTCTCGATACCTGGTTCAGCTCAGGCCTGTGGACCTTTGGCACCCTGGGCTGGCCGGAAAAGACCCCGGAACTGGAAACCTTTCACCCCACCAGCGTGCTGGTCACCGGTTTTGACATCATCTTCTTCTGGGTCGCCCGGATGATCATGATGACGCTGAAGTTCATGGACGAAGTACCGTTCAAGACCGTCTATGTGCATGGCCTGGTGCGCGATGGCCAGGGCCAGAAGATGTCCAAATCCAAGGGCAACGTGCTGGACCCCATCGACCTGATTGACGGCATCAGCCTGGAAGATCTGGTTGAAAAACGCACCGGCAACATGATGCAGCCGCAGAAAGCCAAGGCGATTGCCAAAGCGACCAAGGATGAGTTCAAGGACGGCATTGAAGCCCACGGCACCGATGCATTGCGCTTCACCTTCCTTTCCCAGGCCACCACCGGGCGGGATATCAAGTTTGATATGAACCGCCTGGACGGCTACCGCAACTTCTGCAACAAGCTCTGGAATGCCTCGCGCTACGTGCTGATGAACGCCGAAGGCGAGGATTGCGGCGCAGAAGGCGGCGAGGTGAGCCTCTCCCTGGCGGATCGCTGGATCATTTCTCAGCTGCAGAAGACCGAAACCCAGGTGACCAAGGCGCTGGACGAATATCGCTTCGACCATGCCTCCCAGGCGCTGTATGAGTTTGTCTGGAACGAATATTGCGACTGGTACCTGGAGCTATCCAAGCCGGTACTCTGGGACGAAAATGCCAGCGAATCCGCTAAACGCGGCACGCGGCGAACCCTGGTGCGGGTGCTGGAAGTGATTCTGCGCCTTGCCCATCCGATGATGCCGTATATCTCCGAAGAGATCTGGCAGCGGGTTGCGCCACTGGCGGGCACCTACGCCGGTGATAACCCTTCTATCATGAACCAGCCCTGGCCACAGGCCGATGAAAACCGCATTGACGAGCAGGCCACCCGGGATATCGAATGGCTGAAGGGCGTGATTATCGCGGTGCGTAATATCCGCGCTGAGATGAACATTGCCCCCGGCAAGCCGCTGGATATCCTCCTCACCAAAGGCAAGCCGGAAGATGCCGAACGTCTTGAAAGCAATCGCCACTTTCTGGCCAAACTGGCCAAGCTGGAAAGCGCCACCTGGCTGGCCAACCCAGACGACGCACCGCTGTCAGCCACCCAGCTGGTGGGTGATATGGAAGTCCTGGTGCCCATGGCGGATCTGATTGATAAAGACGCCGAACTCAAGCGGCTGGCCAAGGAAATCGACAAGCAGGACAAGCTGATCAGCGGCATTGAGAAAAAACTCGGCAACGAAGGCTTTATCGCCAAAGCCCCGAAAGCCGTGGTGGAAAAGGAACGCGGCAAACTCGCCGAATTCCAGGCCGCTAAAAAACTCTTGGAAGAACAGCAAACTAAAATCTCCGCTTTATAA
- a CDS encoding NAD(P)-dependent alcohol dehydrogenase, producing the protein MTEVKAFAAHADDQPLAPLSIDRRNPRPDDVAIEILYCGVCHSDLHFAKNDWGLTRYPVVPGHEIVGRVTGVGSDVTRFKPGDVVGVGCMVDSCRTCSACQDDVEQYCLNGFTMTYGSDDRHDGTMTQGGYSESIVVSEHFVLTMPEGIDLPSAAPILCAGITTYSPLRHHGVGKGHKVGVIGMGGLGHMGVKLAKALGAEVTVFTRSDAKVEEAKQHGADHVVVSSDEAQMEAVAETFDFMLDTVPVQHDINPYLAALRYDGTHIMVGLMDPIEPAVQGANLIFKRRVLAGSLIGGIAETQELLDFCAEHKITCDVEMIDMQTINTAFERMQKGDVRYRFVIDMASMKNAA; encoded by the coding sequence ATGACTGAAGTTAAAGCCTTTGCTGCCCATGCTGATGATCAACCACTGGCGCCCCTGTCAATTGACCGCCGCAACCCGCGTCCCGATGACGTGGCCATTGAGATTCTGTACTGCGGCGTTTGTCATAGTGATCTGCACTTCGCTAAAAATGACTGGGGCTTAACCCGCTACCCTGTTGTGCCAGGCCATGAAATTGTTGGCCGGGTGACCGGTGTTGGCAGCGATGTCACGCGTTTCAAGCCCGGCGATGTGGTGGGCGTGGGCTGTATGGTAGATTCTTGCCGCACCTGTTCTGCCTGCCAGGATGATGTGGAGCAATACTGCCTGAACGGCTTCACCATGACCTACGGCAGCGATGACCGTCATGATGGTACCATGACCCAAGGGGGTTATTCCGAATCTATTGTGGTCAGCGAGCACTTTGTGCTGACCATGCCGGAAGGCATCGATCTGCCGTCAGCTGCGCCAATTCTGTGCGCGGGTATTACTACCTATTCACCGCTGCGCCATCATGGTGTGGGTAAGGGCCACAAGGTGGGCGTTATCGGCATGGGTGGTCTTGGCCACATGGGCGTGAAGCTTGCCAAAGCGCTGGGCGCCGAGGTGACGGTCTTCACCCGTTCTGATGCCAAGGTGGAAGAGGCCAAACAGCATGGTGCCGACCATGTGGTGGTCTCGTCAGATGAGGCACAGATGGAAGCCGTTGCCGAAACCTTTGACTTCATGCTGGATACCGTGCCGGTGCAGCACGATATCAATCCTTACCTCGCCGCGCTGCGCTACGATGGCACCCATATCATGGTTGGCCTGATGGACCCAATTGAACCGGCTGTTCAAGGCGCCAACCTGATTTTCAAACGTCGTGTTCTGGCAGGTTCGCTGATCGGCGGTATTGCCGAAACCCAAGAGCTTCTGGATTTCTGCGCTGAGCACAAGATCACCTGCGACGTGGAAATGATTGATATGCAAACCATCAACACCGCGTTTGAGCGCATGCAAAAAGGCGACGTGCGTTACCGCTTTGTCATCGACATGGCATCAATGAAAAACGCGGCCTAG